From bacterium, one genomic window encodes:
- a CDS encoding SGNH/GDSL hydrolase family protein, translating into MEWRSRAFTAAVFLSALLAVPTVCLGQEPAERVRDERSLAYRYDSELGWFPKAGNEVSYTGTRTIRIAHNAMGFRDKPHALEKTQPRIVFVGDSFVWGYDVEVGERFTEFLQAELDAIEVLNLGVSGYGTDQCYLLLQRFFDRYDPDAVIYMFSETDVFDNSVNFNYKAYFKPYYILKQGRLELHGVPVPRASVWTKVLKTVADRFPRLRNREDVTPHLISAMDTFVKSKGASFAVGLIDESASLRRHFEQEGVVFFDLTHIDERYRYPGHGFHWTPEGHRLVAKAVLAFLLHNSPGPVR; encoded by the coding sequence ATGGAGTGGCGTTCAAGAGCCTTCACGGCCGCCGTCTTCCTTTCGGCTCTTCTGGCTGTGCCCACGGTCTGTCTGGGCCAGGAACCCGCGGAGCGCGTGCGCGATGAGCGCAGTCTCGCTTACCGATACGACTCGGAGCTCGGTTGGTTCCCCAAGGCCGGCAACGAGGTCAGCTACACCGGAACGCGGACCATCCGGATCGCTCACAACGCCATGGGCTTTCGCGACAAGCCCCATGCTCTCGAGAAGACACAGCCGCGCATCGTGTTCGTGGGGGACTCCTTCGTTTGGGGCTACGACGTCGAAGTCGGAGAGCGCTTTACCGAGTTCCTGCAGGCCGAGCTCGACGCGATCGAAGTTCTCAATCTCGGTGTCAGCGGTTACGGCACCGATCAGTGCTATCTGCTGCTACAGAGGTTCTTCGACCGCTACGACCCGGACGCGGTGATCTACATGTTCTCGGAGACCGACGTCTTCGACAACTCGGTCAACTTCAACTACAAGGCCTATTTCAAGCCCTACTACATTCTCAAGCAGGGGCGACTCGAGCTGCACGGTGTACCGGTTCCGCGGGCCTCAGTGTGGACAAAGGTCCTGAAGACCGTTGCCGACCGCTTTCCGCGCCTGCGCAACCGAGAGGACGTGACTCCGCATCTGATCAGCGCCATGGACACATTCGTCAAGTCGAAGGGTGCCAGCTTTGCCGTTGGGCTGATCGACGAGAGCGCGAGCTTGAGACGCCATTTCGAGCAAGAGGGCGTCGTCTTCTTTGACCTGACTCACATTGACGAGCGCTATCGCTACCCAGGGCATGGTTTTCATTGGACGCCGGAAGGGCACCGGCTCGTAGCCAAGGCCGTTCTCGCCTTTTTGCTGCACAACAGCCCAGGACCCGTCCGCTGA